Part of the Thermodesulfovibrionales bacterium genome, TCTACGGCCTTGAGCAGTTCGTGGAATTCAGAATCTTGAGGAACCTTTTCGAGCAAGAGGTCCGTGAAACCGAGGATTATCGTCAGCGGGTTATTGATCTCGTGGGCGATACCTGCGGCAAGAGTACCGAGAGACGCAAGCTTTTCTGTATGGGCCATCTGCTGTTCGATCTTTTTTTTCTCCGCGATTTCATGCGCAACCTTCATTTTTCCTATCAGTTTACTGAGGTCAACCGGCTTTTCCAGGAAGTCGACTGCGCCTTCCTTCATCGCATCGACACTCTTTTCGACTGTTGCGTGCCCCGTAAGGACGATGACCTGCATGTCCGGATTATCCTTCTTAATCCGCTTGAGTGTTTCGATTCCGTCGATGTCTGGCATCGAGAGATCAAGGACGATGACATCGAAGGCTTTGTCTTTTGCACTCGCTATTGCGGTCTCTCCGTTTGTTGCGGTATCTATGACGAAACCGCGCGCCTCAAGCCTTTTCGACAGGACATTAAGGAAGTCTACCTCGTCATCGACAAGCAATATGTTCATAGGAGTGTCTGTTTCCATCCGCCCTCGCCGATAGGATCTAAAGAAACAGTTGATCTGCTTCCAGAATTATACACGGTACCGTAAAAAGTAAAAAGAGGGGAACCAATCCCTTCCCCTCTTCTCACCTGTTCATAGGTAACCGGCAATTATTCGGACGTCAACTTCACAACATAGACCGAGCAGGGGGCATAGGTAACCACCTTAGAAGCAACACTTCCGAGTTTAAAGCGGGAAGATTTGCTGAGACCCCTGCTGCCGATAATGATCAGGTCCATCTTTTCTTTTTCTGCAACGTCAATGATGGCGTCGGTAATGGAAGTGGCGACCATATTGGATCTGCAATCGGCGGAGATCTTCTCGGCCTCGAGCATTCTTCTCGCCTCCTGTACGATTGATTCTCCTCGACTTTCGAGCCGCTGCGCCACCCTGTCCCTTTCACCGGCTGAAATTTCGAGATCTATGTCCGTAAAATCCGGGACGACATTCAGCAGGCATATTTCGGCACCCCGTGTTTTTGCGAACTCTATAGCCACCTTCAGAGCTTCTCTCGAATATCTTGATCCGTCAACAGGCACCAGTATTTTCATATTGTCCTCCTTAGACTTCCTTCCTTGCCTTGGCCTTCTTCATGCTCAGCCCTAACCCCTCAAATATGTAGAATATAGAGAAGCCCCACCACATGGTATAGGCGACATAAAAGACCAGCAGAAATGTCATGAGAACGATATGATCTTTCACTTCAACGGCCTTGACGTTGTAGAAGTTATATGATGGTTCAATCGCCTTTTTCACTACATCGGTGATTATTTTGGCCTCTTCCATCTTCTTTTCTTTCTCGAATTGTTTGCTAATCTTCGGCAAGGTATTGTTCCACTGTCTGAACATCTGCTTCGCATCATCGGATCCATATTTCGCCTTGATCTTGTCTCCTTCATTGTTAAACATGGTATCCGCATCATTTAACGCCGCTTCAAGAACCTGCCCGAGGTCACCTTCAACCCTTAATTCAGGGCCCTTCACTTCTGTCTTAGCCCCGGCAGCTTGCAACACCTTAGCCGACCTTTCAGCCCTCTTTTCAGCTTCCCCCGGTTTATCCTCCGGCTTGTCCAGCTTCATCGTTGCACTGAACATCCTGCCCTTAAACTTCTCACTACTCTTAACAATCTTGGGAATAAAATAAGATGAGCCCTTTGCGAGCCTGTTAAACATTTCGTCAGACCACTCCAAGCCGTTTACTTTCTTCTCACCTATCGGAAAAAGAGGTGAAAATATCAGGAATAATACCACGAAGAACGAAATAGCCAAGACTATGCCCAGGCCCAGATGTTTTCCATGTCTTACCGGCATTTTACCCCTCCTCTCTCAATGCTTTCATGTTTCCGAAAAACTTTGCAAAGAGCCAGACACCAAAGATGCCGATCATTATCCAGAACACCCAGAATCCGACAGCCTCTGTTCCGTTTGCCACGTTCTTTGGTATCTTCACATAACCGAGATCTCCCAATTTCTTGGGAAGAACGGTGATCCTGTTGGCAAACCCTGCAAGGATAGTCAAGGCATAAAACGC contains:
- a CDS encoding response regulator — its product is MNILLVDDEVDFLNVLSKRLEARGFVIDTATNGETAIASAKDKAFDVIVLDLSMPDIDGIETLKRIKKDNPDMQVIVLTGHATVEKSVDAMKEGAVDFLEKPVDLSKLIGKMKVAHEIAEKKKIEQQMAHTEKLASLGTLAAGIAHEINNPLTIILGFTDLLLEKVPQDSEFHELLKAVERQGQNAKRIVENLLGFARYTEYREEDVDIQKNIRSVLAVVESVLTTNRISVNLDLSESLPIIRGSFGELQQVFFNIINNAIHEMKGGGTLTVTSRAVEEGKRVEIQIADTGPGIKQKERAKIFDPFFTTKKVGEGTGLGLSIAYGIIDKHGGTISFETRTRDESNTPGTKFVITLPVVK
- a CDS encoding universal stress protein; the protein is MKILVPVDGSRYSREALKVAIEFAKTRGAEICLLNVVPDFTDIDLEISAGERDRVAQRLESRGESIVQEARRMLEAEKISADCRSNMVATSITDAIIDVAEKEKMDLIIIGSRGLSKSSRFKLGSVASKVVTYAPCSVYVVKLTSE